DNA from Daucus carota subsp. sativus chromosome 1, DH1 v3.0, whole genome shotgun sequence:
AGGGGAAAAAACCAGTCTAACAGACGGTCGGGAGCATCCAACTCCAGTCCTTTACTTCCAACATATATGATTGTTATCTTATTAGTCAGGATTCTACATGATGGAAAATTCTCCTTTAAATACATCCTAAAGTATCTAATCACTAGCTATACATTAATCTTTATCAAATCAGCTATCGCTCTAACACGGTTCTTCCAATGAACAATATAAACATAGCCTGAACAACTAGCACAACCTTATTTTAGTTCAACAATCTACCAGTTCTTACTTCTAAGGTACCAATAATATTATCGAAAACCTATAAATCTTCGAAGCATGTCACTAGACACCAAACTTTCATATCTTAATTCTTGACATACTTAAATCAAATACCATCAAATTCTTGACAAAGAAACCAATTGTGTTTAAAATATGAACTTCACTaacaaagaaacaaaaatcctCTTAAAAATGTGAACTTTACTAACCAAGAAACAAATTGTGCTTACATATGTGAACTTTTcccgacaaaaaaaaaataaaaaattcacatGAACTGATTACTAACAATGGATAGCAAGCATGTCAGAACACCCAGAAAAGCAAAGCAAGTTGCAGGCCTGTTGATGATTGTCAGATATATATGCGCCTACGAGCAAATCAACTGAAACACTATCAATACTTGGATAGTTAACAAGTAAACATAGAAGTCCTATAAATAATAGCAAATCGACTGAAACACTCTTCTTGGTCAAATTAGCAAATAAACATATTGAGAGCACTTTTGCAGACAGAAAAAAACACCAGGAATATGCTAAACATAATTTGCAGGCAAATTTAACATGAACATTCCAAACCACCAATACAGCAAAAAAGTAACTTCCCAAATCCCACTTGAGAATGAGCATATGACAAACAATTTTTCATTTCTTCTGCATGAACAAAAATACTAATTTATAAGTACTAAATAAACAGATAAGAAACAGTACGTAGAACATAGTGGATGATCAGTCATCAGCATCTTCTGCAGGCCTCCCACCAGCAAATGGATCGTGAGACGGACCAGTATCTTCCCCAATATGGCGCTGAACCAGACGCTGCAAATCAGCCATAACCTTCTGCTCACGCTTTGCCTTCTCCTCATAGTTAAACATTGCCAACGCCCTCTTATCTTCAGCACTGTAAACTTGGTTTTCTTTTCTGATACGAATAGCATTCATCCTCTGATGCCTACTACCACTCATCACATACCCAAGAGTCTCAAACTTAGAAATCTCATCAGCCGAAAGACCAACCTCACCTCTACGTGGGATACGTTTCCCTTGCTGAACATACTGAGCAATAGCATCTCCTTCACCAGGCCTAAGTGCACCTCCATAACTAATATGTCCTTCTGCTTTTGGTAAAGGCATCGGTCCAACCACTGGTTCAGCTTCCAAAGTAGGTTTCTTATCCTTAAACGCAAACAACTCACCATTACTCTCGTTCTTCTCTACCTCGTCCATTTTCAACTCAACTTTATCATCAACCTTCTCCAATCCCTCACTTTCACTGCCACTCTCCGTTTCCGCCTCTTTCGTTTCCTTCAACACCACaactttctttttcttcaatttcAACTTCGACTTATCACTCTCCTCACTAGCATCAGAATCCTCACTTTCGCTCTCCTCACTCGATAAATCTCTCCTCTTCTTACTCCTCCcactcctcttcctcttcctctcacTCCTACTACTCTTCTTCCGCCTCGAACTCTTCCTTCTTCTCCCATACTCTTCCTCCGAATCACTACTATCCTCACTCGACTCACTCTCACTCTCACTTACACTCGACTTCCTACTTCTCCGCTTTGAACTCCTCCTACTCTTactcttcttcttcctcctaCTTCTCGAATCATCCGACTCCTCCTCCGAAGAAGAAGACGAATCTCCACTCTTCGACATGATCTCCTTATCCTTCTCAACTCCCTCCACCAcatcctcctcctccacctccTCCTCCTCGTTCTCATTTCTCGGAGGACTCGGTGTCACATTCCAAACATAATTCCGCAAATCCTTCCGCATTTTCTGCCGTTTCAACCGCCTATACTCCTGAAAATTCAATCCTTTCAACTCCTCATCCGACTCCTCACCGCCACCACGGCCTCCTCCATTCCTATAATCTCTATCCAGATACGCACTATTATTCCGAACATCATTATGATAATTCTTCTTATTTTCCacaaaattagggctttttctAGGGTTCGAATAATCAGGAGATCCACGTAGATTACGACGACTATTAGAATCATGATTATTGTTGTACCTCTTAGGGCTAGGGCTGCGGCTGAGACTGCGGCGGCGGGGAGAGAAGCGGCGGCGATCGTCGTAGGTGCTGTAATCCGGTGAGCGACGACGGCTGGAGCTTCGGCCACGGTCGGTGGATCTGTCGAAGTCCGGTGAATATCGCTGGCTGCTCCGGCGACGATCATCGGCGACGGCGGACGAGAGTTTGGGCATTGTTGTGGATATCGGGTCGGGTCGGTTTTGTAATCGTCTAATTTAAAGATTGGAGATGATTGTGAAGCTGAGTAATATTCAGAGGTGCGTGTTTGAGAAAAAATAAGATGCATATATAGTGGATAAATTTTcgtgtattttttatttgaaataataatgaacttgaattttgataattaagtcACGAAACTGGTCATTAGTCGCGAAACAATTTTGTGTTTTAAGTTAAACTTTAAGTTGAGGGGTTAAATATGTTTGTAATTGTATTCGTGTAATAAATTAGAAATCGATTTAAAATCggaaataaatcaatatatcaatatatacttatataaaggagaagcgaggggcgtgtaggtggcgcctctcacatcgctccgttttatttttctaattttctgaaatttttggatgaaaaatatcaaaaattattcatgcattatctgtttgctccgttcaagcaacttttaagagggtagttatatttaagttaaatgtttttgtgcacaatcaatctaaaaaaattggaggaaggtgacaatgtaagaatatgattacttttctaaaaaaacaaataaaattaagattcgtcatgctttaaattgttaattacgtgtataaatttatttttattttttcaccatgaattatagtccaattttgcaattttatatattagtatttgtattacatcaagatttttataatataaatttattttatcctacaaatattaacttgaaacattaatatactttttatagacagtcataaaattattttattctacaaatattaatattggatcattaatataatttttttaggccgccgcaacgcgcggattctcaactagttacataataatttaaagttagaaattagtttatgttaattattcattgactttattttcttaataaaagtaatttataaatcatatgctatatcaaattattttaattttttttaatgactcataatttatgaataagtcaaaattatctgcacagatattttaaattttcaaattactcACGTTAAGTCATACATTATCTTCATGCATCTCTTTCCTCCTTACCGTTCTTTTATCTTTAATCTTATTcattttgtttaaatatttaatatttattaaaaatatgactTAAATTGAATAACATGATTCACGAAGAACGCAACACTTATGTTAGCTCTTTTATAAACAACTTGTgtaaattttatacaaataataatgtataatatttataatctaaTAGAATCTTAAATTTAGATATTGATTTAATACAATCTTTAAAGTTGGAATGGATAACGATAAAATTAATGATCAcattgttataaatatattaatactagtgtttttgcccgcgctccgcgcacgggcttcaaatttttattgaattttgttattattatttcacaaatacgtttaacaaataattatatttgaattttcaaataaagtataaagtaggtagaaaaaaattatattagacatAACTCTTTTATacttaagtttattatatatcaagaaaatttaagtgaaattatatgtcaaacaatattaaactaaaattatatatcaaacaaaacattatgttaataagaatatcaaaattatacgttaaatcaaataaatagaTTTGAATGACTATCCACTATAATGATAGTTATACTACATTCTTGTTTCATGAGGTATTGGGCAGTCACAATTCTACCCGACCCGAGTCTAACTCGTACCAGCGGATTGTGTTTTACCAAACCCAAATTATAggattttggataaaaatttgtttttaaacccGAATAATTTTCGGACCAGGATCGGGTTTGATTCGAACCCAACCTGAAAACTCGGAACTCAtttcgaacccgaacccgaatatatatatatagatatatacatacatacatacatacatacatacatacatacatacatacatacatacatacatacatacatacatacatacatacataatatcttttataatatatttattatttaatatataaaaaaattaaaacaaaattaagatatttatatttaatattttatatatatttaatattatttgtcgaataaataataattactcgtGTAATATCCTTCAAGTTCAGGTTTAAGATTTCTAAATTTTTCAAGTTTGGGTTCAATTTTGGTATTTGCGAAACCAATTTCGACCGACCCGATTACTATCTGTAACAGTGATACATATCTACTATGATCAAGGTGACCTACATAAAATGTTTAATACGTACTATTAATGacgaaataataaaatttataaaaatacttttcATAATATCtatatcactatgttagaaactttaatatatattattcccaaaattaaaaattgatatatttgtgaCATAGCTAAATATTAGACGACTCctggatattaaatattaaataaaaatataattataaatttcaatttcaatttttaagcacttcatttatttatatatataagttaatataattaaagcgtagttatatgatacatgctaaGTTTAACAATTGTGgcagtatattcaatataattatcttcttcaattttctttagttgtgtacaaattcaaaattcaaaaaatgctatgatacatggaatgtagttattgcattaccattcaaaatttaatataattatcaatcATTGATTACGCccaattttaggatttttaggACATGTaattggtctaaaataaatatggaatatgaTATGACACGTCAAATTAAAAATACGTGATTTTgtcttggatttttttttgaaatatgtggcattgatgatttgtcactgttcaggatttataatataaatttgggttcgattttggtatttgtgaaacCCGTTTCGACCGACCCATTGATTACGCACAATTTTAGGAATCTTAGGACatctgattggtctaaaataaatatggaatattatatgacatggcaaaatttaaaatagatgccATTGACTTGGActtttgaaatatgtgacattgatgatttggcattgttcaagatttataatatagtttggaTTCGATTTTGGAATTTGCGAAACCCGTTtcgatcgacccgattgctgtcTCCAAGTAATAGTACATATCTATAATGATTAAGTTGACCTACATAAAATGCTTAATACTACTAATTAATGacgtaatatttttataaaaatacttattataatacttatattactatgttagaaaatgtaatatatattattccgaaaattaaaaagcaacatatttgtaacatagctaaattttagacgacttccggatattaaatattaaataaaaatataattataaatttcaatttcaatttttaagcacttcatttatttatatataagttaatataattaaagaGTAGTTATATGATGCATGCTAAGCTTAACAATTGTGgcagtatattcaatataattatcttcttcaattttaattagttgtgtacaaattcaaaattcaaaaaattctaTGATAAatggaatgtagttattgcattaccattcaaaatttaatataattgtcagtcattgattacgcccaattttaggatttttaggacatgtgattggtctaaaataaatatggaatatgatatgacacgtcaaaatttaaaataggtgtTTTTGtcttggacttttttttttgaaatatgtggcattgatgatttggcacagttcaggatttataatataatttgggttcgattttggtatttgtgaaacCCGTTTCGACCGATTCATTGATTACGCACAATTTTAGGAATCTTAGGACatctgattggtctaaaataaatatggaatattatatgaaatggcaaaatttaaaatagatgccATTGacttggactttttttttgaaatatgtgacattgatgatttggcattgttcaggatttataatatagtttggaTTCGATTTTGAAATTTGCGAAACTTGTTTCGATCGACCCGAGTGCGGTCTCTAAGTAATAGTACATATCTACTATGATTAAGTTGACCTACATAAAATGCTTAATACTACTAATTAATGacgtaatattttttaaaaaatacttttaataatacttatatcactatgttagaaaatgtaatatatattattccgaAAATTAAAAAGCAATATATTTGTAACATAGCTAAATTTAAGACGACTtccggatattaaatattaaataaaaatataattataaatttcaatttcaatttttaagcacttcatttatttatatataagttaatataattaaagcgTAGTTATATGATGCATGCTAAGCTTGACAATTGTGgcagtatattcaatataattatcttcttcaattttaattagttccgtacaaatttaacattcaaaaaatgctatgattaTGGAATGCACTTCttgcattaccattcaaaatttaatataattgttagtcattgattacgctcaattttaggaatttaaagatatgtgattgattattctgatacgcttaaataaataagagaaattataatgacatggcaaaatctaaaatatgtggcattgaggtggactttttttttttgaaatatgtggcattgatgacgtggcactgttcatgatttataatatacatagatgTTATATTAAACCTACACTAAAATAAAATCACTTTTTGtaaattaactatattttatatttataattaactaTTTATTTGATTAGTTACGCGCATTAACAATAATGAGGCCTCATGTATACacataaatcacataatttgaaaaaaaattgagacaACAATTGAGATAAGTAGCATtacttattaaacataaaaactGTCATCGCGGATAACTAAAATCGTAAATGAAGATAAGAATTGTGAGTAATGTCTTACtccaaaaaaaagttaaatttgtAAGAGGTATAGAATGATCAATTCATTATAAAGACACCGATGCgaatcacatataatataataactaatttaaatattaacacATGAATtcaagaaattattttaaaagcgTTGTACTAGCTAGTGTGATCCgataataaatcaaatattagCAATATTTGAGTGGAGGTGAAATTTTGAATCaacaatgataaaaaaatatatcacaatgataattagcATATATCAAGAATGGAAAAGGGATTAATGCATGAATTTAAAGATTtggaattttcatttttatgatcAAACTTATTAAGCATGAACGAAAAATCTAGATAATTGATGTCAAAACttcaaaatttgtaatatgattatttagatatatagtttttataattatgatgATATCACCTGGACataatttagaataaatttCAATTGTTTCTACTGTGGAGACAATATATCCTTAGAATAAAATCCTTTTTCTGACGGCCGTAaacattttttacaaaaaaagatAATACATCTTTAGGATAAAATCCTTTTTCTGACAGCCgtaaacattttttataaaaaaagacaTAGATATGCACAAACTCACGATATTGTTTTGAGAAGAAAATGGTGATTATCATAGCCCCTCCGTTTATAatcgtttgatttttttacatGAATTTCTAAATTCTTTGACAGccgtcaaaattattttttttttaaaaaaataattcttgaattataatattaagcatatatttttattcaaaaaaaaaaataacaaataatgaaTTTCACTGGACGGTCAAAGGACTTAGAAAttcgtgcaaaaaagtcaaaagacCTATATTGATTTTGATAAAAGAGGGAGTATATGCTAAAAATAAAACCTTTAACAGTTTCCATCAACACATCTATATTGATTCTGATAACATCCAAATCCGGAATCAGAATAAAAACTAGCCAGTAGGGCCACTGTTTCTTGAATCTacaaaatacttgaaacatgaaaataaaatttaaacctCCATTTTTCAGGAATGGCAGAACCCAGGATGCATTAGCAGAACTGCAAGCAAGCTTCTAACTCCTCATCAGCACAATTATATCCCAGCAAATAAGCTTGAGCTGCAATATATTGAAATAGTAATCTGTCATTGCAAACTAGAAAAGCACAATGCCGAAGCTAAAGAAGAGATTAAAGCCAATACCATAACAGCCAGATCCCATAAATGGTTCAGCTTCATCTGAAACAGCATCTTGTCCGAAAATCAGCTGATCCTAGATTTGCAGAAAAAAGGAAACATATCAGCTAAGCATTGGTGGTCGAATGGTTAACTGATAGCTAAGATGTGCAGAAAAATCCTCTTGGTCTATCCTGCCAAGCACTATGcatttttgtttaattgttaTAATCAAAACGTATTATAAGTAAGAGATACTGGTTGTCCGGCTAGACCAGTTTGAGAAAGTTCAAAGACTACCAATAATACTTGCAATCAGGGAATAAATTTGTGATATACTTGTTTTATTATGATCAGGTCCCAATGTAATCATGCTCACTTACAAAACGTAGCTCAAGGATGAACATCTACTACTACAACCATTCTGAAATAAGGCTCTGTCTAATTTCTTAAAGTCAATTTTTAATTCTCTACATTATTTGTTGAGATGGGTACATTTAATTTCGGTTATAGAAAATGGTAGATACAAAATATAGTCATTGCTATAATGTGACATCAAAAAGTGGTTTATGGTGCTAAactaaataatttcaaatttaactaTTTTTTAGTACAACCCTCCCACCATTAATTTAACGTAGATCAACTTGCAATGCATTTATACTCGACTGATCATGTGACTAGATGCATATGTGAGGTTCCAAATCAAGGATGCAGTCATGCATATTTGCATTTTGCATCAAAAAATGCAACCCCTTCcgagttaatttttttatgcatTTGGTgccaaattaaaacaaaagcaATGCAATCAACTATAGCATTGcactggacttgctcttatactCTTGCATATTGGAATAGGAAAAAAATACCAACTACTCCGAGTGACTCATCTTCTTTTTTGGTCGTCTATATTACTTATAGTTAAGCTAGCAGGCTTCATGTTTAACCTTTTGCATGCATGTATATCAAGCTATTTCACCAAAAGAAGATAACGGttagaagttttttttttcttacagTGTGTTGATCCAATTCTTCAGCAGGGGACATCAATCTTTCAAAACAGTGACCAGATATTGGACAAACCAGTAGCCCATTTGTTAGGTCTGCAGAAGCATCTTTGCATGTATCATCACACACTACAAAATAAGAAATTGGATAGTGAGAAGCCTCAGATAATGAGATATTTTATGATTCTAGATTATAATGACTGTcccaaaacatttaaaaataccGTGAATATTTCCAGTTTTCTCACACACAAAAACGTCGCCTATCTGATGGTAAGAGCAATATTTTCCTGAACAAGCATGATCAGTCACCACCGGATCAGTTAAACCTTTGCTGCTTTTCCACGTAGAGACTTCATCAGCAACAGTCTTGTCCAAAATCAGCCAGTCATCCTTCATAAGTATAAGAGAAAAAAGATAAGCAATCACAAAGAAATATTACACTAATTGCTTAAGATTACAACAATCACGGGGCTGGCAGACTACAAACATACCACATATACGAGAAACCCACCATGTTCATTGACAATACACTACAATAACATGCTATTAGTatgcatgtacatatatatacctaacacataattataaaattaggcaatattttcaagaaaagaaaatcatCTATTAACCATGAAacatataatatcatatattagaAACTACAACATATGGACAAGACATACAATGATTATCCCAGGGATGATAGAATATAAACAACTCATTTTACAGTTTAAGTAACAGTACACACTACAAGCAAAGCACAACACTAAATACAGCATCATAATCTCTAATAACTAAATTGAATAGTTTATACATGCTTAATAtgtacacaaatatatatatacacatattttataGACCTAAATCATTCAAGCACCGAGTCCACGGTGCAATACTAAAGTAAGCACATGACGAAAAACCGCTTGTATCTATAAATTATGAGTGGTTCGGCTTTGACCAATAACCGGAACCCTGCCATAACTAACAGTGTACTTGCTTGAGCCATAGAGATCCCTTTAACTACAGATAGGATAGTAGAACAAATATATGAGCTATGAAAACGAACCAGGGTCCAAAATTGATGTTGTACCAGCATAGCCACATAGACAAACTCTCTTCAgggaaaatgtatatatatagtaataaaaATGGAGCAGACTTCATTTACCTGAGAAGGTATAGGAGCTTGGCACCTTTTAGCTGTCtgcatttggatgtaatactcTTTAAATTCAGATGGACAATTCCTAACAAACTTGAccatttcttcttcatctcGCTGTAgaccaaatataaatattttaaacaaattcTTAAACAGAGTATATATGAAGTAGGTATTGAGGGTCAACTGGGATATGAGGGTCATCCAGAATCCAGAACTGTCGAGGAAACGGACAATGGTTTTCCCAGCATATATGACCTTCCTTTCTGGAACTGGAATCTCGACATGGCAATGTTAACCCAAATTATTCTAAGCACAAAAAGTTGTATAACTGGATCTGCAAAATTGACAAGCGCAACTACCTGAATGTAAAGCTTCTTCCAAGCACAATCACAATACTTGCTCTTTGGCCGCAGTAGACCCCATCGCATGGCATACCTAGACAATGATATTGAAGAGATTTTAATAAACAAAGAGCACTGTGTGTTTTCTGAATTAAGAGGGGAAGACTAAAAGAGGCAGGAATAAACCAAAAGAGATCAATTGTGCTGCAACCTCGACAACCAAGAGGCTAATGTCATaacataataaactcaatttaACTGTAAAATTTCTTATGTTCTTTTTATTCAGTAGCAAAAGTGACACGTCCACTAAAGATATAAGAAGTTACTTTTCATTTTCTGAACTAAGTTCttataaattgatatttttaaaattaaattccaaAGAAACTTGTCAGATACAAGATCAAACATCGCATCCAATACTACTACTTCAAATACATGTTTCTATGTTTATGAAAAGAGAATATATAAGGAACAGGTTAGCTCTTGAAGGAAGGGAGGAAATAAGCTAAATGAACTCTTTTGTGTTCCTGTGTTTTATGAGGAAACAAGCTTAACAAACTTATGCATTTTCAGGTGTTGCTTCAAAATACATGACAACTAAGAGATTTCTCAATTAAAAGAGTTACAAAAATGAGTGTATATGATTCGAAAGCAATGCATTAGGTATCAAGACAATAGCTGCTTAGCTGGGGTAAAAAACCAAATAATTGAATCAATTACTCACAAGTTTCGCCACAGGGTTTCCTCAGAAGCAACAAAGCTGAGATATTTACAGACCTGTGAGCATGCAACGAGATCCTGCAATTTGGCCACCTTAAATATGTTAACCtcaattacaaaaaataaagaCCTCAAATACGTGAACATTAGAATATTAGGAGCTTCTTACCTCAGATGAAAGGAACTTGAGGATATCATGAAAGACCTCAGGAGGTACTTTGCTTAGAAAACTATTATCCGCACTCTTTGCCTTCACTCTACTGTCCTGGACACCACCTTTAACACAACAGCCAAGACTATTACACCTGGCAATATTACATCTTAAAGATGGGGGATTTGGAACTTGACTTGAGGAAAGAGACCCAGCTAATTTCCTTTCATCAGCCACATTGCCTTGAAGCTCCACGCGTGGCCTCTTCTGCACTGGcccttcctcttcttcttcctcttcctcaTTCTTATCTATGTTATCTGGTTCCTGCAATATCTATAGCGAGAGATGTAGCCATTCACATATAGGAAGGAAACTATCGTACATCACAAATTCACAATAGCTTTCATATCAAGGCCTAGTGTAACCCAAAAAAGTGCACTATACATCATTCTTTTTCGAGCATAAGCAACTCATACAACATAAAAATCACTACCCTTAAATAACCACCACACATACCGCATTATACAACCGCAAACACTCATCACTTTCAATCATCAAATCCATTAAAACCCATAACATCAAAATCACCCTTCTTGATTTCACCcctaataacaaaataattctGATTTTTCATCAATTCTTGTTACTTATCACTACTTTCTACATGTCCAGTCACCACAATTTGCATAATATCCCATCTTCACAACCTCGAAAAACCCATCATCTTGCCCAAAACTAAGCCAAACTGTCATCACTCATCCCAGACCTAAATTTCTTGTAAAAATCAAACCTTTATCACGACCCAATTCATATTTCAACCCCAGAATTTTTATAATCACGCCCAACAAACAACCCATCATTTCAAGACATAAACAAACTAACACacattcaaattcaaatacatataaatcacaaacacaaatcaaaaataacgtaataaaaaaataaaaataaaagattaaaagaaGGTTAAAATACCTGATCAGACAGATGGGCCTCGAGAAATAGAGCTAAAGAATCATCTTCACATTCCCAAGTTGACATCtttacatatacacatacatatgacAGTTCTTCATGCGTATATATAGGCACACAGAGGGTAAGGTACGAGGTGTCAAGTCTGAGGATTTTAAGTTATCCGTGTCGGGTCGGGTTatggatttatttttatatttaatttctatttttatagaattcttaatatttatgaaacgtgaaaatactttaatatataggagccgtttgggtgagcttaaaataagtgcttattgcttaaaataaataagtggagtagaagttagaagcaagataagacttatgagtgattaaagtgtttgggaaataagtagaagccctgaaataaaagctagcattcctaactttttttaagtgcttcttgacttcttacacaaacggtacgaaataagtgtttctaacttataagtcgagaAGTTCGGCTTAAAAGGggagccaaacacccacatagtacattccttttgttttaatttatgtCAATTGAGAGCATTTTCAATCGAATTAACTAAAACTAGTTTGCTAAATTGCACATTTATAATATTAGGTAAAATTTGTTTGGTCCGTAAAACATTGTATGCTTCAATAAATTTGACTATATTTgttggttatattttaaaaatagtatattgtTAATAATTCTGGTTAATAATTCAGATTGTTATGAATAAAATCTACCACGTTAATATGGTAATTAATGATGCAAGATctttttatagattttttacATGTCTGTatagatttgaaaaatataCACTCCGTGTTacaaccatttctttacactttacTTTTTGATACGTCccattcaattttttacatttaaagatatatatcaaatgtagtaattttttatttataatataataaaagaactacTCTCATTATTTTTCTCTAC
Protein-coding regions in this window:
- the LOC108215551 gene encoding F-box protein SKIP31 isoform X1 gives rise to the protein MSTWECEDDSLALFLEAHLSDQILQEPDNIDKNEEEEEEEEGPVQKRPRVELQGNVADERKLAGSLSSSQVPNPPSLRCNIARCNSLGCCVKGGVQDSRVKAKSADNSFLSKVPPEVFHDILKFLSSEDLVACSQVCKYLSFVASEETLWRNLYAMRWGLLRPKSKYCDCAWKKLYIQRDEEEMVKFVRNCPSEFKEYYIQMQTAKRCQAPIPSQDDWLILDKTVADEVSTWKSSKGLTDPVVTDHACSGKYCSYHQIGDVFVCEKTGNIHVCDDTCKDASADLTNGLLVCPISGHCFERLMSPAEELDQHTDQLIFGQDAVSDEAEPFMGSGCYAQAYLLGYNCADEELEACLQFC
- the LOC108215551 gene encoding F-box protein SKIP31 isoform X2, coding for MSTWECEDDSLALFLEAHLSDQEPDNIDKNEEEEEEEEGPVQKRPRVELQGNVADERKLAGSLSSSQVPNPPSLRCNIARCNSLGCCVKGGVQDSRVKAKSADNSFLSKVPPEVFHDILKFLSSEDLVACSQVCKYLSFVASEETLWRNLYAMRWGLLRPKSKYCDCAWKKLYIQRDEEEMVKFVRNCPSEFKEYYIQMQTAKRCQAPIPSQDDWLILDKTVADEVSTWKSSKGLTDPVVTDHACSGKYCSYHQIGDVFVCEKTGNIHVCDDTCKDASADLTNGLLVCPISGHCFERLMSPAEELDQHTDQLIFGQDAVSDEAEPFMGSGCYAQAYLLGYNCADEELEACLQFC
- the LOC108215551 gene encoding F-box protein SKIP31 isoform X3 — its product is MSTWECEDDSLALFLEAHLSDQILQEPDNIDKNEEEEEEEEGPVQKRPRVELQGNVADERKLAGSLSSSQVPNPPSLRCNIARCNSLGCCVKGGVQDSRVKAKSADNSFLSKVPPEVFHDILKFLSSEDLVACSQVCKYLSFVASEETLWRNLYAMRWGLLRPKSKYCDCAWKKLYIQRDEEEMVKFVRNCPSEFKEYYIQMQTAKRCQAPIPSQDDWLILDKTVADEVSTWKSSKGLTDPVVTDHACSGKYCSYHQIGDVFVCEKTGNIHVCDDTCKDASADLTNGLLVCPISGHCFERLMSPAEDQLIFGQDAVSDEAEPFMGSGCYAQAYLLGYNCADEELEACLQFC
- the LOC108205168 gene encoding uncharacterized protein LOC108205168 gives rise to the protein MPKLSSAVADDRRRSSQRYSPDFDRSTDRGRSSSRRRSPDYSTYDDRRRFSPRRRSLSRSPSPKRYNNNHDSNSRRNLRGSPDYSNPRKSPNFVENKKNYHNDVRNNSAYLDRDYRNGGGRGGGEESDEELKGLNFQEYRRLKRQKMRKDLRNYVWNVTPSPPRNENEEEEVEEEDVVEGVEKDKEIMSKSGDSSSSSEEESDDSRSRRKKKSKSRRSSKRRSRKSSVSESESESSEDSSDSEEEYGRRRKSSRRKKSSRSERKRKRSGRSKKRRDLSSEESESEDSDASEESDKSKLKLKKKKVVVLKETKEAETESGSESEGLEKVDDKVELKMDEVEKNESNGELFAFKDKKPTLEAEPVVGPMPLPKAEGHISYGGALRPGEGDAIAQYVQQGKRIPRRGEVGLSADEISKFETLGYVMSGSRHQRMNAIRIRKENQVYSAEDKRALAMFNYEEKAKREQKVMADLQRLVQRHIGEDTGPSHDPFAGGRPAEDADD